From Rhodopseudomonas palustris:
TGTCTCACGGTTCCCGCGATGAATCGATCCAAGCGCGATGACGGTGTTTAGTATCGACTGTTGCTCCTCCGTAAGGGAGGCCCGTTCCTCGCGCAGAATCCATTCTGCATCTTTCGCGGCAATGTCGTACCGCTTGAGCCGTTGGCTGACGGTTAGGCGGCAATCGAGAAGGCGCCTTTGCTCGTCTTTGGGCAGACCGGAAGCGTCCATGCACTCCAGGGCCGCCAGCAAGCGCGGCGTTCCTGCGAGAGCTACCGCATGCATTCCGGCCTCGAGGGCACGCGAGGCTGCATCGATATCGCCGTTATCGAGCGCCGCTGTGATGCGATCGGCAAGATCGTCGCAGGCTTTCGTGATTGAGGATGTTACGGCATCGAAGACCGCTTGGCTGATCCCTTCCTTGGGATCGGCAAAGGCGTGCATGGCCTTATGTGTGCCGACCACGAGCCCCGATCGCATATCGAATTCAATCCTGATTTGCGCATCGCTGAGCGGAATTTCTTCAGTGCGAAGACCGTGCGTTGCCAGCATATCGATCAGTTCCTGCCCGTTGGGCGGATCATCAGGCGCGATTTCTGGTGTTCTCTGAAAACGAAATGATTGGAGGAGTGGTACGAGCCTGTTGGTGGCGTGTTCCGTTTGGGCCTGAATGGTGAGCGAATAGGCCCCGACGCCGCTCCTGGAAATCGTAATGAACGCTAAAGTAGTTGGATCAGGGCTCTGCTGTTCCGATACAGCAAACCGCATGAGGGGCGCATCTGCCTCAAGTGTTTTGTCTTCAGCGTTTTCGCTCATGCTACGCCATTTAAATAGTTCCGTTAAACAATAGATCGCGGTGCACAAAAGAAGGCGAGATAGCACCGGATGGGCGCGCCACGCGCGTGAGCGCACCGTGGCTACGTCGGCGGACAGATAGCGATCTGCACCAAGGCGGACAATAGAAATCTCTGGTCAGCGATCGTCGGGTACGAAGTGGTGCACGTATCGAGCCGCCGGATGCTTTCCCCTCAATAACTAATCTTCAGCGGCAACTTCCGTGCCTCTTCAATCAGCTGCCCGACCTCTTTCTCCGACGGCAGGGCGCGGACCAGTTTACGCTTGAGGTTGGCTTCTTTCATGTTCTGCGCCAGCCGCGCGGGGTTGCGGTGGGTGAATTCGCGTAAGGTCGAGACGCCGGCGGCGCGCAAGAGTTCGGCTTTGGCCTTGCCCATGCCGGGGATGCGCATGCAGTCGGCGATGTTGGCCCATTCCAGCAATTGCTGTTCGGTGATTCCTGTTTTCGCGGCCAGCGCCTTGCGGCCGCGCATGGTGCGGGCGGCTTCGAGCAGCGCTTCGGTGGTGCGGATGCCGGCGGCTTTCAGCTTGCCGGCTGCGGCGACGGTGATGCCGTCGATCTGTGCGATGGGGTATGTCATTGGACTCGAAACTGAAGCGTCAGGTGAATTGGCGAAGGCCCGGGGTCTCGGCGATGATCGCCTGCATCCGATCGGGGCCGATCTTCTCGCGGCCGATGTGAAACAGCTCGTGCGCGAGCTTCTTGATGTCGGCGATGCCGAGGCCGAGGCCCATCAGCCGCGCGCCCATCGCCATCACGCCGCCGCCCATCAGACTCGCGCCCGAGCCCATCAGCCGGCCGAGGCCGCCGCGCGATTCGTTTGCGGATTCGATCGCGGCTTCGGCGCCGGGGATGGTGTCGATCAAAGCCTGGACGGGTTCTTGCGGACCCTCGCTGCGGAGAAAACCGAGGATGATGCCGACGCTCTTTCCGGCAACAGCTTTCTCGAGGCCGGCCTTGTCGGCCAGCCGTTCAATCAACTCGTCCATTACGCCCCCGCCGCCGGTTGTCCGCCGGATTGTACTTGTCTGTCATCCTGATCTTCCACGTTCCGAAACACAAGCAACGCCCGCGGGAGAAGCCGCTGTTCCGCGGGATTCGATTCGCGAGTGTTGCATCATTGCAAGAGCTTGTTGCCCGGCCGGCTCTACCAAGAGATTAAGACGGCGGATTTTGCGCCGCGGTGACGCGAGATTGCTGCGGACGCGGCCGGGCGCCGAATGATCGTTGAACAGTCCGCATCGATATGCAGGATATGCAG
This genomic window contains:
- a CDS encoding DUF4332 domain-containing protein; its protein translation is MTYPIAQIDGITVAAAGKLKAAGIRTTEALLEAARTMRGRKALAAKTGITEQQLLEWANIADCMRIPGMGKAKAELLRAAGVSTLREFTHRNPARLAQNMKEANLKRKLVRALPSEKEVGQLIEEARKLPLKISY
- a CDS encoding DUF2267 domain-containing protein, with the translated sequence MDELIERLADKAGLEKAVAGKSVGIILGFLRSEGPQEPVQALIDTIPGAEAAIESANESRGGLGRLMGSGASLMGGGVMAMGARLMGLGLGIADIKKLAHELFHIGREKIGPDRMQAIIAETPGLRQFT